The window GACTTCTGAGGTGCGGAAAGAGTTGCAGGCTAAGATGGACAAACTACCTCAGGCCTGACCTGAAGAGGGGATTGCTGTCGGAAGCCGAGGAGAAGATGGTCATTGAGCTCCATTCTAAGCTGGGAAACAGGTGCCCATCTTCCCTGTTCTCTCCTTCCTTCTTTCCCTTTGTCATCTTGTGGATTCGACCGATGCAGGCCCTTTGTTGGTTTCCTCAGGTGGTCTAAGATCGCATCCCATCTCCCTGGTAGAACGGATAATGAGATCAAGAACCACTGGAACACCCACATCAAGAAGAAACTAAGGCGGATGGGGATCGACCCCCTCACCCACGAGCCCCTCATCCCTTCAGCTAATGATCTCCTCCACCAGGAGCAGCATCAAGTGGGTGCCTCGGCTGACAGGAGGGAGGGAAACGACAAGGTATCAGAAGAGCAAGGTGAAGAAGAGAACATCACAAGCGCAGTTGACGATGCCTTTTGTACTGATGAGGTGCCCATGATCCAGCCCCATGAGATGATCGTCCCATGTGCTTCCACCCCCTCTGCCTCATTTTccatttcttcttcatcatcatcatcatcatcatcatcatcatgctctTCTTCCTGCTCCTCGGTGAAGGCTCAGGAGATCCAGCCGCCGTGCATGGAGTGGCCGGAATCAGTGTGTCTTTGGGGTTTGGATGAACTGAACGGATGGGACTTCAACTATGCTCAAGGGGATGAACAATTAGGCCTTGATCTTTTCACCCAGTGGCAAAGAACTGCTCTGGATCAAGAAACCTGGAAATTTGAGCTTTTCTGATCTCAGGCTCCTTGGTTCTGTAATTTGTGCTTGCAGATAGAATAAAGAGGAAACAGAATGTGATACCAAACTCatttttcctcctctttttttttcttctttctttctttttcctgttTGGTTTTCCTCTGTACAGGTTATAAAGAACATGTAGAGATGAGCTTCTAGTTGAGGCTTCTCTCACCTCAATGCCAAATGTTTAGACACGACTATAAGTTTTGCTGATTGATGTTGTGGAAATGACTCGTTTGATGAAGATGAGTAAGCAAAGTTCATCGATTGCTTATTACTTCCTTGTAGATTACCCCATATATGTGACAGATGTTTGTGCCACTTGCATCAATGATAGGGtcaatcaataaaaataaaataagatgtgAAAAGGACCCGATACTTTTGACCTTTGCTTTATGTTTCATCATCATTCTATCAATCTTCTACCATCCAAGATCAGgtggaagagaggagaggagagaagtaGCCAAGTATTATGAAGGCCACTCTCTGCCTCTACTTCTCTTCCACATGAGTTTGACATTCACAAGAAAGGTCAATATCATCGATGACAACATCACACAACTACAACAAAACCAAAGCCTCAGAGTTGACTTGAGAAGATTCAGCATATTTCTGGATTCATCTTACCTTTGGACATTTGAGGCCATGCATTGGGAGTTCAAGCATTCATTGCGGATGTTTCCATGTGTTCCTTCCAGCCTTGCACCATATGCAGGGCACATGAATTCTAGCTAAACTACAAGCTGTGTGTTCCCCTTCTTACGCATCCGTTCGCTGACCACTCTTAAATGCATCAACTCTAAGTGATGCTTCGTACCCTTTTCTTTTTATCTGTTCCACCTACATTGCACCAAAGATATTTAATTTACCTATGTAATCAGACATTTCTTTTAATGCAATCAGGCATATTACCCTCAAACTAGCCCAGCTAGAACGACAATGTGATGAATGAAAACTAAACTTAGCCACCTCATACACAAACACGATAGACTTGTAATGATATAAAAGCAAGTACAACGAATAGAAGGTGACTCTATTAAGATGTTCCGATTGATTAGTGTATTATTATACAAATGATAAGCCTTATGTTTGAGTTCATAGTCTAATATATTGTGTCCTTTTCCTTcttgtcattatatatatatataattgatttcTGTGAGCGAGTTATTATTCATATGTTTCTACTACAAATCTTCCTATCATTCTGAGAGCTCTACAAATTACTTGGACACAATAAATCCACTTTCTTCTTGCAGCACTTAATAtggtttgaaatgtaatgttggcCGCAATGCAAATTCTGACTTCATATTCGCTGCCACACCAAACAAAACGAGCAGAGGAACAAAACGAGGAAAGCATTGACTTGACATGCCGCTAAAATCCAATGGACTGCAGCAAGTCGACGTCAAAATGGATAGCTGACATTTTGCTTCAGAGCGTTGCGTCTACAAGTTTTGACTCTCCAATTCCAAGCTATATATCCATCAGCTTCTATCCCATTGCTTTGATACAACCGTGAGTTGGCATATATCTACCAGAGACTGGCCATCCTTAATATTGAATCATTCACACCGTTTCAATCAACTGATCGTTGATGGTTATAAGTACTCTGAGGTTAAGACTCTTTCCACAAAATGGGATTCCTTTTCTGTGTACAATGTAACTCACTTATATTCTCCTATATATTTTCTTGCAGTGTGTTTTGCCGTGGATTCTCCACTGACAAATTTGACATCTGATATGCTCTCTTACCAAGAAGACATGTCGTCACAAACAGCTGTATTCAATTTGGAATCTGATATTGAAAGCTTTATCTTAGGTTTTAGGCCTCTAGACTTGGTGTCTCATCTTTTCTCGTTTCCTCGTTCCCATGGGGACAGCTCTATCTCGGAGTTCGCACTGAGACTCATGCTGCCACGCCACGAACAGGACATCCATACCCGAGTCGACAATGTTAAATGATCCGAAGTGAAGATGTACACTCCCATGGATGATGGGTCGAACGTAGGTTTGGATCTCGGAGCTCCGAATTGAGTACCCGCAACACTGCTCGACGAAGGAAGCGTCGTCACACATGAATCACCCATGACGACACACGCACTCTTCGCCGACACAGAGCGGATCACCGGCGGGCCCGTCTTTCCACCACTCGGCCACGCGCGGCCACCCAACAGACGACGGCATGCATGCGTCGGACGAAGCCGCGTCCCACTTTTATCCCTCGGGCATGCCCTACCAACCCTAAAGCTCacccaacacacacacacacacacaccccccgACATGTATGACAGCGTCTCCCACTCGATCATAATAATAGCTTCTCTTTTATCCCCCACGTACTCGCTGAGGAGAGAGCAGGCATGATGAGGCACCGGCGGATGAGAGAGAAGCTGCGCCGTGAAGGGTTTACGATGTGGAGGCATGGGAACTGAAAGCTTGCAGTGACGTACATGTGGATCAGACGTAGTGGGAGGTGGGCAGCGGGCGGTTCTCGGTCCCCTCACGGCCGGCATCAGAAGCTTAAAAGCCTTTGGGAACTCACCTCCAAAGAATGGAGTTAATGGGAGCCACACTGCACACCGACACAGTAGCAGCTTAATCGTTCTGGTTGTCGATTGCGGATGGATTCACATCCCTTCTTTATAGGCTTCGGTGGACTCCAGATCATGTGATCTCCATGAGCTTGCATTGCAGTACACGATGAAGCAGGAGTGCCGATTTGATtcgacttaatttttttttttggaaattttAGGTATCTCGAGAATTGATTTATAGTAATTATCGTAGATAATGTTAAGAATATGGctcatgatctagaagttatagaGTAGTTCATATACCTAGAGTGACATGATGGAATGAGATAGTTACCATTAGATCCTATAAATAAGATCATAATTCATAAAGCAAGATAAGGGATATACACTTCAAAATATCTTGTAAGTATTCTATGTATATCCTCTTGTTTAAATACTATATCGATTTCCTTgatcgaaattttttttttaattgtatcatagtattctgtttttattGTTTCCTTGTTCTTCCATCCCTAACATCTCGAGCAATGCAAGATCGTCGTCCAAACGTAAATAATCGATATTTAAAATACTTGCGTGAAACGAAGGGAGATGAATATACAAGAAAACTGTTATGGGTTAAATTCACATagaatccaaatccaaatccaataagATCACGAATCCAAAATAAGGATCATACACCATATATTGATCCAAGATTCATATGTTAACTGAGAAATAATAAATACACTCGAGAACACAAAGAAGAGGGTACTAAAGAACACCGGTGGTACAACCTGATAGGTATCATCAAATGAGATTGAGAGACACCGGATGGGAATTGGACTGAAATCACAAACATTACGAATGTAtcagttaataaaatattgaaatttaTTTAATCTTTAGATAGTATACCAACGTTAAATTTcatgatcaaacaagtcatgcaGTAAATCCAAATAAGCTCGTCGTGCTTTAGCAACTTGAAATAGTAGAGAGAGCTGATTATTCCAGCAGAGAATCCTGGTGAAGAATAAGCAGTAAGCATGAAAACAGAAAAACAGAGAAAAATGTTATTTCGAGTGCAGAAGTAATATTTGATGAATGAACAGTCATTTTAGGTCACTACCGAATGAAACTTTCATGTTTGTCATCCACAATTGCTTCATGCACTAAAGTTTGAGAGTACAAGGGCTTAACAGAGATTACATGTTACAGCAACTGTGACGATTGAGCAACTTGATGAATACAGACTCTGCTGAGCAGGGCAAAAGGCAATGCTTGATGCTCAGAGAACTCGTCCCCATATATCGAATTCAAAAAGCATGATACAAGTAGGGCAAGattgaataaatcaatgaaaTACAGTGTAAGAAGGTAACTACTCTGATCTTTGTAGAATAGCTCGTAATGGTATATTCATCTATAATTACTGTTGAAACAATGCTTCGAATACCTTGCAGCTGGAAAAAGGACTCAAGAGGACCAATGGTCAGGGACAGTAAGGAAGTAATTTGACATGGCTTTTCTGAATCTTTTCTTGTACTGCAATGGAGATATTACGGTTGGAGTTGCATGTTTCGAGCCACCAAGGATGCCAGAGGCTTTTACCCATGTTTCAAGTTGCTTGTCCCATGTATACTGCCGCATGAAGTCTATGATTCCTATCACTAGCTCTTTGTGTGTCTCATCGATGCCGACCAGCAACGAGTAGTCCATGACATAAATAGACTGCAAAATGTGGAGAGATAGGattaaacaaaataataaaataactatGTTTTTGGGACTTCCAAGTATAGTGAACAAAAAATTTCACCCATCAGTGCATAACCATTGGTCTTTTTGGCCAAGAAACCAGAACTGCACGCATAACAGGGTTCAAGTTGAATGGTTATCTCACTGTTGTCGTGCTGAAGATGATTGTCAAAGAATAAAACAGAAACTAGCATAAGCCTCTCCTCTAATTCAATGATGCTAGTTAATCTGAAATTTTTAGGAGTCAAAAAGGTTTTAAATCTCAGACCAATACCAGTGTTAACGATACCTATGTGACAAGCAACATAACAACCTGTAATGCCCGGTATCAACCAAAGAAATATAAAGAAATTAAATACCAATCAATACCAGATCATATGGTCTAATGCTGGTCCTTACGTACTGACCAGAATTTGAATCATTGGGAATCAGATTGTGTACGGTTTGGCAAGTCTTATCAGGCATGGTCTTTCCAGAAACAAGATAAGTCAAAACAATTCACAAATGTTAATGATCTATCTCACATAAACAAAAGATTAAGAATACTGAACACCTAATTATCATCACAGTTATCTTTGGCCAATATAATAAATCAGCTTGCTTAAGTAATGTGTAACTTTTCCAGTTAATTGATTAAGAAAATAACATAAGAACAAAGCCTAAATATTAATTAGCTCTCAAATTTAAAAGTCATGAGAGATGATTGGCTTTCTGCTGAAACTTCAACCTCCAAATAGAATTCTTTTCTTTATATGACTTTTCTATTAGTCAACACTTACCCACATGATGACCTGGAGACATCGGGACCACCAAGGGGATTATTGCTATCTTCAAAGCTTAATGGCTGGTTAGATGATAAAAGGTAATCCATACCTCTATAGGAAATAGGGATGTCGTATAAAAATGAGATATCAAGATTTTGTCATCATCCTGATCCTCTCTCcaaatataattattttctttaaacgtCCTTGTATTACTGAACAGTTCACACATGCTGACCTGGATGCATCGGGGCCACGAAGCTGATCATTGCTATCATCAAAGCTTAATGGTTGGAAATGTAtttaaggagaaaaagaaaagtaaagataaaaaagaaacacCTACAAGAGAGTTCCATATGCAAGTAAACGATATTGGATGTCAGCTCAATAAGATGGAATTTAATTCATTATTTACTGGTTAAAGAATTAGGCAAGGTATCTTATGCAGAAACAACCATAAGATTAATTATGAGAAGAATCATATGACTGCATTAATTAAGACCATATGTATATTTAGTTGTcacaaaaaatatatgattaagcAACTAATAAGTGCTCAAACTAATTGAGTATACCAAATCACATGGGCaaaatccattttgtataatttcgTACGAGAAGAATTTGGCATAGATATCAACATAAGCTAGCGAAGACACAACAATACAGTTTGATTTCTGTGTCCATATTGCAATTGCCTGCCCAAGATATCTTGTAAAGTTTCAATGAGGCATCTTCAAATTATTTGGCTCAAGTTCAAGAAGtcagatattttatgtctaataagTATTCAAATTAAGAATAGTAAAAGATTTTGTTTATCAGAGTTAAGATGAAACAGTTCGCTTACTGCAAGAAAAGAAGTATCATTCCACACAGCTCGCTCCAATCTTCTCTTTGCCTTGCTTCCCAAAAATATTGGCTTTGTCTCTAATAGATTCAAATCTAGTAGAACTGTATTGTTTCCCGAGGAATCAGGGTTATAACGGCAGCGTAATGAGCCTTTGAGATCATAAACTCTTGAAACATTCCTCTTAAAAAAGAGATTTTCCATtaccatgacatccattttcacttCCCTCCCACCTTTTGAATGCTTGACAGCCACCTGATACAGAAAAGATGTAAATAGCAAGAGTGATTCTTTCACATTATATGTTTGTACACTGAAGTACGATGGTAGCAGTTTCTAACCTGATAAATACCAAGGACTTTAGCAAGGCAGGTGGGACTACCAGAAGTTATGGACTGTGTCAGATATTTGAAGTATTCAAGAGCAAAATCCTCAAAGGAATCTAACTCTGTTTTGGTgacctgctttatgatgaatctttcatccaATGACTTGGCAAAGTAAACATTGCTCTTACCACCTTGTGCACTCCATCTCTTGCAGCGGCTCAAAGAACGTATATAATCCAATTCGCTTGGGCAGCATATCTTCCTTAGTGCATGAAATTGCTTTGCAAAATAACATGTAACAGAAAACTTTGCCTTGTCTGAAGGAATTGAATAATCATCATCAAAAGAAATTCTGAAATGTGTTTCCTTAGGATCTAATGGGTTCACCCGAGAAAGTTGAGGCTCATCAGGTCCAACATCAGAATGAAACTGCAAATTTGATTGTTGAGTTGCTGCACCAACAATATTAACAACACTACTTCCTTTCCTCAACATACAAGAGACAGTTTCATCCAAACTAGGCATTATGTAGTCATTATACTCTTGGGAAGTTATAGCATAGGATATTATACTGGTGGGTtcatcatcataaactgcaacaaCAATATCATCAAGAGCATTTTGAGGTAGAAGCAACCGTGCCCCTTCAGCTATCTTTTCCAAAGATGATGAGATACGTAGAGGTATGTGATTGAGAAGATCATCCAATCTCTGAACCGTACTGGGAGAACTTTGTGAGTAGGCTCTTCTCATGATTGTAATCGGATCCTTTGGCATACTAGCAAGACCTCCAGAGAAATCGAATGATTTTGCTGAAGGCAAATGCAGTGAAGCAGGAAGGAAACGACCATGTACTCCTTTTCGAAATCTTAAAGCAGAATCAAATGAATAAACTCTTAATGGGGACTTTAACCTACTGTAGCATGGATTCTCCATCAAAGGTCCAGATGTATCAGCTTCTGAACCACCTTTTGGTTGATCCGTCATTAACTGACCCAAACCACTCCATGCCAAATCAATTTTATCTGATAGACTAGACAATGGTGAAGTTGAATTCTCCAAAAATGTACTTTCAGTGTCATCAAATATTGATGTATCATCCCATCCATCATTATTACTGGAAACAAAGTTAGAACTTGCTGAGCCTGCAAAGCCTTCGACGGATTCAATAGACAGGTCCATTTCAACCATGTTGTTTGTGTTACACTCCATAACCCGCAAGCTAAGCTCTTCATGCTGCTTTGAAAAACTAGATTTTTGAGTTGCTGAAAAGTAGGATGACTTGTCAGTAACTTCTCTTCCAAATGTTCCATCTTTCCCAAGCATTTCTTCCCTCCATTCTCTCAGATTGGTTTTAGATGAAATATCTGTAAGCTGTGAATCAAAGATGGTACGGCCTTTTTCTTTGGACAACAATCCCAAAGAATAGAGTCGACGATCCCACGTGTAAGAATCAAATAGAATTTCACGTCTCAACCGATTAAGCTCTAAGATGTCAACCATTACCCTTAAAGGTTGAGTATTCCCAACTATAACTGGTTGAAGCAAGACCTATTACCACATAAGACAGAAACTTTGCTCAGTATACGGAGTTGCCCTCAACAGATTGTCACAAAACGTAAAATCTTTAAGCAAACAGAATCTTTAAAGCACAAGTGTTGTTGGACTTACATCAAAATCGTGTCTTTCTATTTCAAGCAATTCCTTCAGCTTTATAATGTGCCTATGGATGCTTGCCTTTAAAGGTTCATCCTCAGATGTCATGATCTTCCTCTCAGTTGCATGGAGCACATCAGATATCTTACCATGCAAGGCATTTATTTTATTGAATACCTATGTGAGTAAAATCACAAACTTTTATTACAGCAATAATATTTGATGTGCACAAAACTCATATGCAAAACCAAACAGCATACCAGAACTGCCTCCGGTTTCAACCATTCTTGCTGAATTTGGAAAGTGAAATCCAGAACTGACGGTGGTAAGCAAACAGATAAAATATCCACAGGAGAATAGTGAAAGAAGGCAACCATGCTTCCGAACCTGCCACAGGAAAAGGAATGAAATTGAAATTTGCATTGGAAGTTAACCAAACAGGAGACTGGATAATCTTTATCATCAGATATTGTATACCCATAAAACCGAAGGCAGTCTCTCTGTAGAGAGTGACCACAACTTGCAACTCGGTTAGCAGTTGCATGACTCGAAAAGCTAAGCTCCAAAAATTTCCCAAAAGAAAGCCCCCATGCAGCATCAGACATGATTACTCTGCGTGCGGCTGGAGGAACTCCATCCTTATCCTTTTCACACCTGAGGCATCTGTGCCACATCCATATCCTCCCATCACGTTCACCAGGCAACTTCATGGAAGGAAGTCGCCTGACCATAATAGTAAGGCTGCCCTGCTGGTGAGTATAACACCGAACATGGGAttctgttggctctttacaagatTGACAACAATATGTCTGACATTAatgagagaaaatatagtatatcAGAATCTGGAAAAGGAAACATATAAGAGGGTTACTCATATTCCATCGGCACAATAAATTACCTCATTAAACAAGTCACCACGAAGATATCTCCCCAAGGGCTTATCGAAGCTACCATAAAATTTGATGCGGAAAAGTTGAGAACGCTCACAAACTCTACTCTTTTTAATGCAAGTGCTTGATAAGGAAACCAATATGCTCTGATGATTGTCTGCAGCTGAGAAGTAGTCTCCAGGAACATCATTCTTGATAGCAATATCTGATTTTTTAGGTTCATCATCTGATCTAAGTCGGTCACTAGCTAAGTTGCttctttcttttactaatttctcCAGCACTTCATCTTGGTGATTGTTCAATTCAATAGGAAAAGGTGGAAAGGAAGTGGGCTCATTGCAATAAAACTCAAATCTTGAACCTGTTGACCCACAATAGCAAATATCTGAAGTAGATCTAAAAGCAATGCCCCCGCTGTTTTCAGAATATGGAGCAGAAAAGCCATCAATATCGTGAATGCTGGTATGCTCAAACAAATTATTGTATTTTTGTTGTTCAGAACTATGCTCCAAAACATCTTTATTCAAATGCATAATATCTGATGATATAGCCTGGCTCTCTATGTCAAGTTTGCCGCATGACCTATCTTTCTCATGACTGTTACCAAAACCTTGTTCAGCAAAGGCAGCCAAACTAGAAGCTGATGAGACAAAGTCATCAGCCTCAGTAAGCTTCATAGGCAAGGTAACTGGAGGCCCTATAGGAAGTTTAGGAAGTGATGCACCCTCATCTGCAAGGAATGAGGTCTCTAATGAAAGATGATATGCTGCAAAGCTTGCATATTGAACAACATGCTTTAACTTTTTCAATTCTTCAAGGCAAGCTCCCCTTAGAAGAACCTACAGAAATTACTAAGTTAACATGAAAAAATAAAGAACCCCAATAACAAAATGCAAAAGTACAAGAATTATCCAGTTACTATTAACCACACTACCACAAGATCAGTCAAGCTTGTATTATCTTCCAAATTTAGGCAACATATAGGACACATAAAGACAGCAAACTCCTAGAGATTAATCTGTATAAGCACAAAAATGTAAACAATCATATATGTAGAATGAACAACAATGTGAACTATACATGTTAATTTACCAGCTGAAAATAAGCAAGCAGTGATGACAGCACCAAAAAACATGTCACTGTTTTTCCATCACAAACTTGTTAACAAAGTCAAGATGGCAACGGGGCAAGCCTGTACTAGACTTACTGAAATTCATCTGCTTGCTTATTTTCAGCTGTACCCTCATCGGCAAGGAATGAGGTCTCTAATGATAGATGATATGCTGCAAAGCTTGCATTTTGAACAACATGCTTTAACTTTTTCAATTCTTCAAGGCATGCTCCCCTTAGAAGAACCTACAGAAATTATATTAAGTTAACATAGAAAAATAAAGAACCACAATGACAAAATGCAAAAGTACAAGAATTTTCCAGTTACTATTATGCCACACTACCACGAGATAAGTCAAGCTTGTATTATCTTCCTAATTTAGGCAACATATATGACACATAAAGACAGAAAATTACAAAAGA of the Musa acuminata AAA Group cultivar baxijiao chromosome BXJ2-10, Cavendish_Baxijiao_AAA, whole genome shotgun sequence genome contains:
- the LOC103969592 gene encoding transcription factor MYB20; the encoded protein is MGRQPCCDKVGLKKGPWTAEEDKRLINFILTNGQCCWRAVPKLAGLLRCGKSCRLRWTNYLRPDLKRGLLSEAEEKMVIELHSKLGNRWSKIASHLPGRTDNEIKNHWNTHIKKKLRRMGIDPLTHEPLIPSANDLLHQEQHQVGASADRREGNDKVSEEQGEEENITSAVDDAFCTDEVPMIQPHEMIVPCASTPSASFSISSSSSSSSSSSSCSSSCSSVKAQEIQPPCMEWPESVCLWGLDELNGWDFNYAQGDEQLGLDLFTQWQRTALDQETWKFELF
- the LOC135625533 gene encoding putative 1-phosphatidylinositol-3-phosphate 5-kinase FAB1C yields the protein MGVVNYPILDLILKVRSWLSFPLDVLSESLMSSGGDPVTCCECRELGFGYRCQSCGRLLCRKCMLGASPVPDRAEQKPVFCNFCFRGDNGPWDAAQQRGSTCAKIYPFVSPKSPLSRSSTDRLGQSELRELSSPRPLRCSTNRNYEEDEGDDEGKQFFTPLSVFSRDPSDIESMSICAGNDLYFRSANSSPLDSPCRPVEQGLVSSFLGKSGLSDQGSPGQLKKYGADCEELPEISGDISGNFLGSRNQESQMATQNFNFENDCIFDPPFPEDEQDDMETSFFGFNDEDDDVGESAKLFKSSSFSSDPMQTKEKSNESHKEALRSAVHAHFRALVSQLLKGEGVHSGVDLEGPDWLEIVSSLAWQAANFVKPDTSKGGSMDPGDYVKVKCVASGNPNDSTLVKGVVCTKNVRHKRMVSRHRNPRLFLLGGALEYQKVPSGLASIGTLLEQETNYMKLALSRIEALRPNVLLVERSVSSYAQEYLLGKKEISLVLNVKRSLLERISRCTGAQIVPSIDSVASARLGHCEMFQIEKVYEESSSSKHRKRPSKTLMFFEGCPRRLGCTVLLRGACLEELKKLKHVVQYASFAAYHLSLETSFLADEGASLPKLPIGPPVTLPMKLTEADDFVSSASSLAAFAEQGFGNSHEKDRSCGKLDIESQAISSDIMHLNKDVLEHSSEQQKYNNLFEHTSIHDIDGFSAPYSENSGGIAFRSTSDICYCGSTGSRFEFYCNEPTSFPPFPIELNNHQDEVLEKLVKERSNLASDRLRSDDEPKKSDIAIKNDVPGDYFSAADNHQSILVSLSSTCIKKSRVCERSQLFRIKFYGSFDKPLGRYLRGDLFNETYCCQSCKEPTESHVRCYTHQQGSLTIMVRRLPSMKLPGERDGRIWMWHRCLRCEKDKDGVPPAARRVIMSDAAWGLSFGKFLELSFSSHATANRVASCGHSLQRDCLRFYGFGSMVAFFHYSPVDILSVCLPPSVLDFTFQIQQEWLKPEAVLVFNKINALHGKISDVLHATERKIMTSEDEPLKASIHRHIIKLKELLEIERHDFDVLLQPVIVGNTQPLRVMVDILELNRLRREILFDSYTWDRRLYSLGLLSKEKGRTIFDSQLTDISSKTNLREWREEMLGKDGTFGREVTDKSSYFSATQKSSFSKQHEELSLRVMECNTNNMVEMDLSIESVEGFAGSASSNFVSSNNDGWDDTSIFDDTESTFLENSTSPLSSLSDKIDLAWSGLGQLMTDQPKGGSEADTSGPLMENPCYSRLKSPLRVYSFDSALRFRKGVHGRFLPASLHLPSAKSFDFSGGLASMPKDPITIMRRAYSQSSPSTVQRLDDLLNHIPLRISSSLEKIAEGARLLLPQNALDDIVVAVYDDEPTSIISYAITSQEYNDYIMPSLDETVSCMLRKGSSVVNIVGAATQQSNLQFHSDVGPDEPQLSRVNPLDPKETHFRISFDDDYSIPSDKAKFSVTCYFAKQFHALRKICCPSELDYIRSLSRCKRWSAQGGKSNVYFAKSLDERFIIKQVTKTELDSFEDFALEYFKYLTQSITSGSPTCLAKVLGIYQVAVKHSKGGREVKMDVMVMENLFFKRNVSRVYDLKGSLRCRYNPDSSGNNTVLLDLNLLETKPIFLGSKAKRRLERAVWNDTSFLASIYVMDYSLLVGIDETHKELVIGIIDFMRQYTWDKQLETWVKASGILGGSKHATPTVISPLQYKKRFRKAMSNYFLTVPDHWSS